One segment of Clostridium botulinum DNA contains the following:
- a CDS encoding cyclodeaminase/cyclohydrolase family protein: MEFYKQTIKEFIGDVESDKASPGGGSVAGLLGALSGALNSMVYSLTVGKKKYQELDKETKVMIDNFREQSKEFAYRSLELMEEDRNGFLKLMECYKLPKDTEEEKCNRNNAIKEGTKEAMLPPLKLARESFEFYKNLDVMSQYGNKMLLSDLGMSAILLHCTIESAIMNVKVNLNGLRDDKIFFNEIKEELDTLLNKSRDKKEEIILEVNSVIFPE, from the coding sequence ATGGAATTTTATAAACAAACAATAAAAGAATTTATTGGGGATGTAGAAAGTGATAAGGCATCACCAGGTGGTGGAAGTGTAGCAGGATTATTAGGGGCATTATCAGGGGCATTGAACTCAATGGTGTATTCTTTAACTGTGGGCAAAAAAAAGTACCAAGAATTAGATAAAGAAACTAAAGTTATGATAGATAATTTTAGAGAACAATCTAAAGAGTTTGCATATAGAAGCTTAGAATTAATGGAAGAAGATCGAAATGGATTTTTGAAGTTAATGGAATGCTATAAACTTCCTAAAGATACAGAAGAGGAAAAATGTAATAGAAATAATGCTATAAAAGAAGGTACAAAAGAAGCTATGTTACCACCATTAAAATTAGCTAGAGAATCTTTTGAGTTTTACAAAAATCTAGATGTTATGAGCCAATATGGTAATAAAATGCTTTTATCAGACTTAGGCATGTCAGCAATATTACTACACTGTACTATAGAAAGTGCAATAATGAATGTCAAAGTTAACTTAAATGGATTAAGAGATGATAAAATATTCTTTAATGAAATAAAAGAGGAATTAGACACTTTACTTAATAAATCTAGAGATAAAAAAGAAGAGATTATACTTGAAGTAAATTCAGTTATATTTCCAGAGTAA
- the murJ gene encoding murein biosynthesis integral membrane protein MurJ → MKKNTLLKSTLIIMIVSCISRIIGFVRDMLIANNFGAGMYTDAYNIAVTVPETIFMLIGLAISTSFLPVLSKIKAKKGKNEMYYFANNVINILFIISVIFFAITSIFSKEIVMTLGKGFDTETTILAIRLTRITLINLLFMSINACFTSLLQVNEDFVIPSILGLFFNLPMIVYLLFFRSYDIIGLTIANVIGNFFRVVVQVPSLVSHGYKYKFFVNLKDEGLKAILLLIIPVVIAAGANSINMIVDKRIASSLEIGSISALGYAEKLIFFINSIITTSISSVAYPMMANARNAKKIDEFVELLKKSLIYLALILIPITVGVIIFKEDIVSIIYKRGKFTDYAVRLTSLALLGYTVGIFFTGMRDILNSTLFSMGKTKITTLNGIIGVIINICLSIILSKTMGISGVALASSIAMIITSILLFISITKLERNFTYKDLFVKIFKIIINSIFMGLVIITFINLIDEKIPKIMIMILGTIIGIISYFILCNLFNIKEVQEIKKLFLNKVKKK, encoded by the coding sequence ATGAAGAAGAATACTTTATTAAAATCTACTTTAATAATAATGATAGTATCATGTATAAGTAGAATTATAGGTTTTGTTAGAGATATGCTTATTGCAAATAATTTTGGAGCTGGTATGTATACAGATGCATATAATATTGCTGTTACTGTACCAGAAACTATATTTATGCTTATAGGCCTTGCAATTTCTACATCCTTTTTACCAGTATTAAGTAAGATAAAAGCAAAAAAAGGCAAGAATGAAATGTATTATTTCGCTAATAATGTTATTAATATATTATTCATTATTTCAGTTATATTTTTTGCTATAACTAGTATTTTCTCAAAAGAAATAGTTATGACTTTAGGAAAAGGGTTTGATACAGAAACAACGATTTTAGCAATTAGATTAACTAGAATCACATTGATCAATTTATTATTTATGTCAATTAATGCATGCTTTACATCGTTATTACAAGTTAATGAAGATTTTGTTATACCATCAATACTAGGTTTGTTTTTTAATTTACCTATGATAGTGTATTTACTATTTTTTAGAAGTTATGATATTATTGGATTAACTATAGCTAATGTTATAGGAAACTTTTTTAGAGTAGTAGTTCAAGTACCATCGTTAGTATCACATGGGTATAAATATAAATTTTTTGTTAATTTAAAAGATGAAGGGTTAAAAGCTATTTTACTATTAATAATTCCAGTAGTTATAGCAGCGGGGGCAAATTCTATAAATATGATAGTTGATAAAAGAATTGCATCATCATTAGAAATAGGATCTATTTCAGCATTAGGCTATGCAGAAAAGCTTATATTCTTTATAAATAGCATAATAACAACATCTATATCCAGTGTTGCATATCCTATGATGGCTAATGCTAGGAATGCAAAAAAAATAGATGAGTTTGTAGAGTTATTAAAAAAATCTCTTATATATTTAGCTTTAATTTTAATACCAATTACAGTTGGAGTTATAATATTTAAAGAAGACATTGTAAGTATCATATATAAAAGAGGAAAGTTTACAGATTACGCAGTAAGATTAACAAGTTTAGCTTTACTTGGATATACAGTTGGAATATTCTTTACTGGAATGAGAGATATATTAAACTCTACTTTATTTTCTATGGGAAAAACTAAGATTACAACTTTAAATGGAATTATAGGAGTAATTATAAATATATGTTTAAGCATAATATTATCAAAAACTATGGGGATATCTGGAGTAGCATTAGCATCCTCAATAGCTATGATTATAACTTCTATTTTATTATTTATTAGTATTACAAAATTGGAACGTAATTTTACTTATAAGGATTTATTTGTTAAAATATTCAAGATAATTATTAATTCGATTTTTATGGGGTTAGTAATTATTACATTTATAAATCTTATAGATGAAAAAATACCAAAAATAATGATTATGATTTTAGGAACTATTATTGGTATCATAAGTTATTTTATATTATGTAATTTATTTAATATAAAAGAGGTACAGGAGATAAAAAAATTATTTTTAAACAAAGTAAAGAAGAAATAA
- a CDS encoding WecB/TagA/CpsF family glycosyltransferase produces MFTDILGFKVFNNNKEELMKYIEKFEKVNIISGNPEILFNGLNDKILNRCFKEDNSVIIPDGVGTVLASKLLKNPVKEKIAGIEVMRELLSKANLENKSIYLLGAKEEVIQKCGENIKNEFNNLDICGLHNGYFDLNNCDEIINEIIEKKPWAIFIAMGCPRQEYFIEKYIDILPCNIFMGVGGSFDIFSGISKRAPKWMINLGLEWLYRVVKEPWRITRLTSIPKFLIKVLKYNKR; encoded by the coding sequence ATGTTTACAGATATACTTGGATTTAAAGTATTTAATAATAATAAAGAGGAATTAATGAAATACATAGAAAAGTTTGAAAAGGTGAATATTATATCAGGAAATCCGGAGATATTATTTAATGGATTAAATGATAAAATACTTAATAGATGTTTTAAAGAAGACAACTCAGTAATTATTCCTGATGGGGTAGGGACAGTGCTTGCTTCTAAATTGTTAAAAAATCCAGTAAAAGAAAAAATAGCTGGAATAGAGGTTATGAGAGAACTTTTATCAAAAGCTAATTTAGAGAATAAATCTATTTATTTATTAGGAGCAAAAGAAGAAGTAATTCAAAAATGTGGAGAAAATATTAAAAATGAATTTAATAATTTAGATATATGCGGTTTACATAATGGATATTTTGATTTAAATAATTGTGACGAGATAATAAATGAAATAATAGAGAAAAAGCCTTGGGCAATTTTTATTGCTATGGGGTGTCCGAGACAAGAATATTTTATTGAAAAATATATTGATATATTACCTTGTAATATATTTATGGGTGTTGGAGGAAGTTTTGATATATTTTCAGGTATTTCTAAAAGAGCACCTAAATGGATGATAAATTTAGGGCTTGAATGGCTTTACAGGGTTGTAAAAGAACCTTGGAGGATAACAAGACTTACTTCTATACCTAAGTTTTTAATAAAAGTATTAAAGTACAATAAAAGGTGA
- the pdaA gene encoding delta-lactam-biosynthetic de-N-acetylase, with translation MEFEESKVKDIFSLFSDQGELNWYYVGKGKDNVAEGPKESVDFLKENDACYLGDTSKKVIYLTFDEGYENGNTGKILDTLKKLNVPAAFFVVKPYIDTEPDLIKRMVDEGHLVCNHSSHHPSMASIHDKAKFEAEFTDVEEAYKKVVGKDMPKFFRPPMGKYSKESLKMTKDLGYKSVFWSFAYKDWLVKNQPAESFAIDKITKGAHPGCIMLLHAVSDTNAKILDNVIKKLQDDGYEFKSLNELPTE, from the coding sequence ATAGAATTTGAAGAAAGTAAAGTGAAAGATATATTTTCTTTATTTTCAGATCAAGGAGAGCTAAATTGGTACTATGTTGGTAAAGGTAAAGATAATGTAGCTGAAGGACCTAAAGAATCCGTAGATTTTTTAAAGGAAAATGATGCTTGTTATCTAGGAGACACTTCAAAAAAAGTAATATATCTTACTTTTGATGAAGGATATGAAAATGGTAATACAGGTAAAATCTTAGATACATTAAAAAAATTAAATGTACCTGCTGCTTTTTTTGTTGTTAAGCCTTATATTGATACCGAACCAGATTTAATTAAAAGAATGGTTGATGAAGGGCATTTAGTATGTAATCATTCATCACATCATCCTTCAATGGCATCAATTCATGATAAAGCTAAATTCGAAGCTGAATTCACTGATGTAGAAGAAGCTTATAAAAAGGTTGTAGGGAAAGATATGCCAAAATTTTTTAGACCACCAATGGGTAAGTATTCAAAAGAATCTTTGAAAATGACAAAAGACTTAGGATATAAATCTGTATTTTGGAGTTTTGCTTATAAAGATTGGTTAGTAAAAAATCAACCAGCTGAAAGCTTTGCAATAGATAAGATAACTAAGGGTGCTCATCCAGGATGTATAATGCTTCTTCATGCAGTATCTGATACTAACGCTAAAATATTAGATAATGTTATAAAAAAATTACAAGATGATGGATATGAATTTAAATCATTAAATGAACTTCCAACAGAATAA
- a CDS encoding glycosyltransferase: MHIMVIPSWYSSPRNQVHGSFFKEQFKALSNSGEKITVAYNEIWPLTLIGKIKEKRKINFSIEDNLRTYRYKDFNYFPKNPLMFKSFNKRMDKLYKEIVKKEGKVDIIHAHSAMWGGISAAYISKKYNIPLVITEHSSLKYAKYLKDNYKKHIFKAYESCDTLIAVGNGLKKELNTYVNKDIEVIHNMVDLSLFNTESDCDTEIRNNKTTFFSCAFLEEGKGMELLIRCFKEAFINEDVVLKIGGEGSLKSSLEELVKSIGMERQIFFLGALSRQEVANEMKNCDIFALPSEHETFGVVYIEALACGKPVIGAKNGGAEDIITKENGIIIEKNNEEQLISALKYMKENYKNYDENNIRNIIIKNYSEGLLVKNLKGVYKRVNERSIK, from the coding sequence ATGCATATTATGGTAATACCATCATGGTATTCATCACCGAGAAACCAGGTTCATGGAAGCTTTTTTAAAGAGCAGTTCAAAGCACTATCTAACAGTGGTGAGAAAATTACGGTAGCTTATAATGAAATTTGGCCACTTACGTTAATTGGTAAAATAAAAGAAAAAAGAAAGATTAATTTTAGTATAGAGGATAATCTTAGAACCTATAGATATAAAGATTTTAATTATTTTCCTAAGAATCCATTAATGTTTAAAAGTTTTAATAAGAGAATGGATAAGTTATATAAAGAAATAGTTAAAAAAGAAGGCAAAGTTGATATAATACATGCTCATTCTGCAATGTGGGGTGGCATTTCAGCAGCTTATATAAGTAAAAAATATAATATACCATTAGTTATAACAGAGCATTCATCATTAAAATATGCAAAATATTTAAAAGATAATTATAAAAAACATATTTTTAAAGCTTATGAGAGTTGTGATACATTAATAGCAGTAGGTAATGGTTTAAAAAAGGAACTTAACACATATGTAAATAAAGATATAGAGGTTATTCATAATATGGTTGATTTATCTTTATTTAATACAGAATCAGATTGTGATACGGAAATAAGAAATAACAAAACTACATTTTTTTCATGTGCTTTTCTTGAAGAGGGCAAAGGAATGGAATTATTAATAAGGTGTTTTAAAGAAGCATTCATTAATGAAGATGTTGTACTTAAAATAGGGGGAGAAGGATCTCTAAAATCTTCATTAGAAGAATTAGTTAAAAGTATAGGTATGGAAAGACAGATATTTTTTTTAGGGGCGTTATCAAGGCAAGAGGTAGCCAATGAAATGAAAAATTGTGATATATTTGCATTACCATCAGAACATGAAACCTTCGGCGTTGTATATATAGAGGCCTTAGCTTGTGGTAAACCTGTTATTGGGGCTAAAAATGGTGGAGCTGAAGATATAATAACTAAAGAAAATGGAATTATTATTGAAAAAAACAATGAGGAGCAATTAATATCTGCATTGAAATATATGAAAGAAAATTATAAAAATTATGATGAAAACAATATTAGAAATATAATAATTAAAAATTATTCAGAAGGTTTGTTAGTGAAGAATTTGAAGGGAGTGTATAAAAGAGTAAATGAAAGAAGCATTAAATAA
- a CDS encoding O-antigen ligase family protein — protein MKEALNKIYNFVDNRLYFRLLYILVSLGFATIFLYVPAIKKLNTVVLAWGILLILIMMFKDYKTRKIYKFDVPIILFIIFTLVLNIFAYRTTKNIKIWVVNLMIFTSLYTIDVFKSKRQNIKEMNIISYFYIVLMLPLSIVSLYVDYNKITIQATDMVFGTGRSFGIFVNQNALSIAAGLAVVLSIYLMQRNNNLKMKTLLFLNFIIQGITMVKANGRSSYLLIIAVIYLFVFIYLKNKYLRIALLIIPFLCSSVLLTFNEDRLHGFTSGRNILWKSASFVIKDNPMIGVGYSDLLEAVRNVRVVEYLPGIEYGRLHNIYLEVAATNGIISLVLILIFLISIMVFIIKKLDRLKGKEKLQMTTIASMLLGILAVNVFESNLVYIISFISIMFWIYLGYTISILDNRNISNNN, from the coding sequence ATGAAAGAAGCATTAAATAAAATTTACAATTTTGTAGATAACAGATTGTATTTTAGATTACTATATATATTAGTCAGCTTAGGATTTGCAACTATTTTTTTATATGTTCCAGCAATAAAGAAATTAAATACTGTTGTTTTAGCTTGGGGTATCTTACTAATCTTAATTATGATGTTTAAAGACTATAAAACAAGAAAGATATACAAGTTTGATGTTCCAATAATTTTATTTATAATTTTTACTTTAGTACTTAACATATTTGCTTATAGGACTACGAAAAACATTAAAATATGGGTAGTTAATCTAATGATATTTACATCGCTATATACAATAGATGTATTTAAAAGTAAAAGACAAAATATAAAAGAAATGAATATTATATCATATTTTTATATTGTTTTAATGTTACCATTGTCAATAGTTTCATTATATGTAGACTATAATAAGATAACTATACAAGCAACGGACATGGTATTTGGAACAGGTCGATCATTTGGGATCTTTGTAAATCAAAATGCTTTATCTATAGCGGCTGGGTTAGCAGTTGTATTAAGTATATATTTAATGCAAAGAAATAATAATCTTAAGATGAAAACATTACTGTTCTTAAACTTTATTATACAGGGTATTACAATGGTAAAAGCAAATGGAAGAAGTTCATATTTGCTTATAATTGCTGTAATATATTTATTTGTATTCATATATTTAAAAAACAAATATTTAAGAATAGCATTACTGATAATTCCATTCTTATGTTCAAGTGTATTATTAACTTTTAATGAGGATAGGTTACATGGATTTACAAGTGGAAGAAATATTTTATGGAAATCAGCTAGTTTTGTTATAAAAGACAATCCTATGATTGGAGTAGGGTATTCAGATTTGTTAGAAGCAGTAAGAAATGTTAGAGTAGTTGAATATTTACCAGGAATAGAATATGGGAGGCTTCATAATATATATCTAGAAGTTGCAGCTACAAATGGAATTATTTCATTAGTATTAATTTTAATTTTCCTAATAAGCATTATGGTATTTATAATAAAAAAATTAGACAGACTTAAGGGAAAAGAAAAACTTCAAATGACTACAATAGCATCTATGCTACTTGGAATATTAGCAGTAAATGTATTTGAAAGTAATTTGGTTTATATAATAAGTTTTATATCCATTATGTTTTGGATATATCTTGGGTATACAATATCTATATTAGACAATAGAAATATAAGCAATAATAACTAG